The genomic region ATCGTAAAGCATAAATCCCAGATCTCGAGTTTCATTGATAGGCTTAATTCTTTCTCCTTCCGGAAATTCTACTAATTTGAAATTACATGAAAACTCCCGACATCCAAGATAAGGCTGGTTAAAGCATTGCCCTTTTTTTACTCTGCGCTCGAATATGGCGTTGTACTTACCCGGGTTTTCCGTTTTCTTTAAAATTTCATTCTCCTTTTGGCCTTTTAGTTCTTCAGGAGTTTCAACCCTGTTGCGTTTGCGTAAAGGTGTAAAATCAATTTCGGCATAAATCCGGTAAGCAACGTCACGCAATAAAAGCCCGGCTCTTTGCTGACGGTTTTCTTCAATGAAAATATGTTTTGATCTATTACTCATTAATTTACCAACTTCATTCCGACGTACAGAAACCCATCTAATAGGATTTAAAACCTCAATTTTTTTTATCTTCCATTGGATTGCCGGTTTCCAAAAGATAGCTTCGAAAATGGCGCGTGCTGCCGAAGGAGTGATTACATCGTAACTTACTCGTTCAACCTTCATTTCGGGTCGTGTAAAGCAAGCATAATCACCCCATATTTCAATGCAAAATTCCTTATTATAAAATTCCATGATATTTTTATATAATATTTATTTCTTCTAACCATTTACCATTTAATTGTACTCCTGAGTGAATGCTGTATAAGTTGTGATAATCCTGAACCCAACAACCATGTAGCTCTACAATTAAACCTGAATTTTTTAATTCTTTAAAATCACGTTCATTAACAGAAACAGAATAACGCTGTAACTTACGCAGCAACCAAGGATCAGGGCCATTCTTTTTAAAAAGATGGATTAAATCAGTACCCTCTTTATATTCAACAATGATTGTTTTGGATCCTTTATCGTCAATTAACACAAAATCCTGTGCGGCTGTTGCAAATTGAAATTGCATTAAATAGGCATCTTTCCACAAACTATCTTGAATGTTGGCTTTATCAAAATTGTCAATCTTGTTATATAACAACTGAAAGTATTTGAGAAAAGCTTGCGGCTGCAATAGTTCATCTTCATTATTGGATTTGGTTACCAATATTTCTTTAAAAGTATCGGCACCTTTGCGTATCAACCCGATGGGAGTTCCTTTAGAAGGAATAAAAACCTTCATTTGCCCAAGTTTGTTTTTATAGTTAAGCTTACCTTCTCTATTACAACGACCGGCACATTGTGCAATTGAATCTAAGCCGGCAATAGCCCTGTAAACCACAGGGAAATCAATATCAACTCCTGCTTCAATTAATTGAGTACTGATAACTCTTACTTGCAGATTCTCTTTTAACCGGTATTTTATTTCATTGATTAAATCCATAATATGAGCAGTACACATAAGACGTGACAGATGTATGGTGTCTTCAGGCATTAAATCATAGAGCTCTCGACATTGTTTCCTTGTATTAACTATGCAAAGCACTTGCCTATGCTGTAAAAGCTCATCAGCAATGGTTTCCCAATTGGTAGTTCGAGAGATATCATCAGGAACATATACTTTAACTCTTTTAAGGTTGAGTGCCAACTTGTCAATATCATTTACTATCTCCCGAACTGAAGTTTTAGCTATTCCTTCAAATGCAAATTGCCCATTGCCACCAATCCGTCCTGTTAGTGCAGGCTGGGTTGCGGTGGAAAATAGAATTGACACCGAGTAGTCATCTACTAATCCTTTTAATATGGTAAGGATAGGATTTAAAAATTCGGGAGGTAACATTTGAGCCTCATCCAGTATTATTATGCTGTTTACTAAAT from Bacteroidia bacterium harbors:
- the cas5c gene encoding type I-C CRISPR-associated protein Cas5c, giving the protein MEFYNKEFCIEIWGDYACFTRPEMKVERVSYDVITPSAARAIFEAIFWKPAIQWKIKKIEVLNPIRWVSVRRNEVGKLMSNRSKHIFIEENRQQRAGLLLRDVAYRIYAEIDFTPLRKRNRVETPEELKGQKENEILKKTENPGKYNAIFERRVKKGQCFNQPYLGCREFSCNFKLVEFPEGERIKPINETRDLGFMLYDMDFSEEKDPKPMFFRAQLKKGVIEVPPMESEEVRR
- the cas3 gene encoding CRISPR-associated helicase Cas3'; amino-acid sequence: MDSIAHIKLDDSGNFKIQNLFEHLSGTAKLCAKFTSNFCNGEWGWLLGLWHDLGKYSDEFQEYIKINSGFQEGNKLGKTDHTSAAAILAKELYPDLWPPISYCIAGHHAGLHNWLPEPGISGDLSSRLQKQEFLDKIRAKIPSDLIEKVNLNLPTGKKINPKQIHLWIRMLFSCLVDADYLDTERFMNPESFERRGKYDAFSVLNERFRNFMNGMVKSAATTKVNSIRNKILNDCIESGYLEPGFFSITVPTGGGKTLSSMAWALIHALKYNKSRIILAIPYTSIITQTAQIYRSIFGDENVIEHHSNIDDDLNSQKQKLATENWDAPIIVTTNVQLFESLFSNKTSRCRKLHNLVNSIIILDEAQMLPPEFLNPILTILKGLVDDYSVSILFSTATQPALTGRIGGNGQFAFEGIAKTSVREIVNDIDKLALNLKRVKVYVPDDISRTTNWETIADELLQHRQVLCIVNTRKQCRELYDLMPEDTIHLSRLMCTAHIMDLINEIKYRLKENLQVRVISTQLIEAGVDIDFPVVYRAIAGLDSIAQCAGRCNREGKLNYKNKLGQMKVFIPSKGTPIGLIRKGADTFKEILVTKSNNEDELLQPQAFLKYFQLLYNKIDNFDKANIQDSLWKDAYLMQFQFATAAQDFVLIDDKGSKTIIVEYKEGTDLIHLFKKNGPDPWLLRKLQRYSVSVNERDFKELKNSGLIVELHGCWVQDYHNLYSIHSGVQLNGKWLEEINII